The window cAAAGCTGACCCTTTGGCACTGGGTGTATTTACTATAGTCTGGGACCCCAACCCCAATTGGGACCAGTTGTTTGGGTCTTCTACAGCTCTAGAGAAGAGCTGATCCCTGCCTTGGTGGGCCCACTGTCTGAGATTCCCTAGCTTATTCCCAGTCTCCTGAGCCATCACCGTCTCTCCtctgctcaggctgcaggggGGCACTGTGAGGGGGAGTTGCTAACAAGGGCCTCTCCCACAGCTACCTGCTGCCGCTCCGAAACAAGGCCACCAAGAGGAAGACTCCTGTGATGAAAAAGACCCTGAATCCTCACTACAATCACACCTTTGTCTACAATGGCATCAGCCCAGAGGACCTGCAGCACATCTGTCTGGAGCTGACTGTCTGGGACCGTGAGCCATTGTCCAGCAATGACTTCCTGGGAGGAgtcaggctgggggttgggaatGGTGAGGTGCTCCCTGGTCTCAGTTGTTGGGTGgggctccccctgctctcctgggggGTGTAGCAGAGTGTAATGGGTGGGCTGGGTCACCCaagttctctccccctcccccccatcccagcttTGCCCTGGAGTACCCTATTCCCCATCCAGTGAATCTAGATGCCTAATAGGAAGGATGAAATCGCTTGGGCACCATGCTCCCCGTCACACCCAGCAGTCCCTATCATTACCTATCACTGCTCCATTTCCCAGCACCCTTCGGTGTGGCTGGAAGCTGCTCTTGTGTGCCCAGGGCTTGGGAACAGGGCTGTGCACTGCAGTAACTCACCTCTGTTGCCCCGCTTCCCTCAGGTATGAGTAAGGACCAGATGGTTGACTGGATGGACTCCACAGGAGAGGAGGTGAGCCTGTGGCAGAAGATGCGCCAGTTCCCAGGCTCCTGGGCAGAAGGAACGCTACAGCTCCGTTCCACCATGGCCAAGCCAAGAGCATAGCCATAGCCTGGGCGCTGGGCCTGAAACCAGCTTTAGCAAGGCAGCACCAGGCGGAGGCAACCAAACCGAAACCACGGCACCAGCAAGGGCCGCATGTAGGATCTAATGGAGTGGGAGCAGGCTCTGGCTTTTGCCTGTGTAGTAATAAATTGTCTTCAGCAGGCTCAGCCTAACAGCCTGTTCTTGGCAGCAGCTTTTTGTAAAGGGTTTTTGTCTCTTAACTTGGCTGGAATTGAATTCCCTAGGGTCTCCCCCCTTGTAGGGGCTAAGtgcttttaaaacttgtttttcttagtgttttcacctctccctctcccatgTCGTTTGTTTGATTGCCCCACCTACAACTTCCACtgttgtctccccttccctctatcCTCCTGGGATGGTGCAGATAGAATCAGACACTACAAACTAGAGGCTGCATGGACATAAGCAATCAATATTTGGTATGTAGAATGTGAGTGCTGTTGAGACATGGGCTGATGGGGGAAGAAAGAAACAAGCCCCTGCCTGTTAGAGTACTGTGCTCTGACTAGGGTAGGGTGTTTGTCACTGGCAGAGGGGAAAGCAACTAGGAGAGCTCTGTGCCAATCTCAGCTTGGGGAAGTGGCTTTGAAACAAACATCCACATGCTGTCTCCTCTTGCGAGCAGGCTAGCTGGGTATCAGTCATGCCAGAGCTGCAGGACTTCTCTGGTGGGGTGGTGGTCTGTTTTCCCCTTATGCTGTGGGTTGTTCAGAATTTGTGGTGGAGATAGCAGTCCTTACTGttgcttcttcccctcccacccgccaAGCCCTCCCAGCTTCCCAGCACTCCTGCTCCAGCTATCTTACagatttattcatttaaaatacaaaatgatgtgGGGGTCAAAACTGGCCAACAAGAGGGCAACAACCCCTcttggaggaaaggaaaagcAAATTCTACGGCATGAGTTAAAATACACATCAAGCAACTGTCTGGGAGGGCAGTCTTTGTACTGGCAGATGCACTGTGATTCCTGCTTGGTTACTGTGTCAAGGCTCATCACAAAGGGCTATCTGTTTTAATAAAGGTTTTCTTGCTGTTGCTGGGGGTGTCAGGACTGCAGTCATTCACAGGGGCTGTCCTGGAGCTTGGTATGAATGGCAGGGAGCTGCATATAGAGACAAGGGAAAAGCTGCTGCCACTAACTGCGAATAGACAAGAAAAGAATCTCGTCTGCCCCGGCCGGCTGCTTTCCACTGCAGGTTGTTATCTGCTCTGCTTGTGGCCGGGCTATGTCTTAGCACTGCTTTGTGGCCTGTCCTGGAGCTGTATCCCCCTGAGGGTCTGCTCCACGGAAGAGGTAGACTTTGAAACTTGCAGTTAGATGTTTGCTGAGCTAAGgggcccatctctgccactggctgAGCGGCACAGTAGGGAACGGCTCTGTCAACCCTTCACTGCTACCTGCACTCTGCCCTGTGTGCTATCCTTGTTTTACCTCACTACCGCTCCCTATGTTCCTTAGAGAAGGGGAATGATGGAGAGGGGCAAGAGACACTACGGTTACAAACCTGTCCCCTATACTAGTGGCCTTTCTCCAGTAGGTAAGAGTGAGTGGAGTCTTGTACTGAGGCAGGAGAATGAGCTGTGGCCCTAAGACTGATGGCCAGGCCCTAGTGTGCAGGGaagctgggggctctgggctgctggggtGGTTTTGCTCTTAAATGAACCAAGCGCTTCCCCCcgtttttaaaatgggaaagaaacttCCTGGGTGGCCAGATCCTGTTGTCTGAGGAAAGTTGCAAGGAGTGGCCTTCACCAGCTTCAGGCCCTATCTGAGACAGGTTGCCTAGAACCCTGTGTAGTTGCACTGGGCCTGTTTCCCGGGTGGCTTCCTTTGTACTCTGCAACTCTTACCTCGTGCCTGCTTGAGTCTAAACAAAGCCCAGCCTTTGCAGTTGAGTGTGTCGTTCAAACATCATCTGTTCCTGCTCTGGCATTCAGAGAAGCCATCTTCCCCCGGAGAATTGTGTCAGGCGCTTGGTGGTGGTGAGCTGCAGCCGGCCTAACCCTCTTCCAGCTCTTGGGAAAAAGCCTAATGCAGCAGGGATTCATAGTCTGCTCTGGACAGCTCCTGTCATCCTTTGCCAGAGCATCACAGCTCCACCTCTGGTGGCTACACAAACATGCTCGATATGTTTGGCATGATCTGTACGGTGTGGGGGGAAGAGTGCTATTGCTAGAGCCACGAGTCCTCTGCTAGTGCAGAACGGGCAGGGCATGCTGTGCTAGCACTGCATGGCAAACCTGGCCTGGGGGAGTGCAGGGCGTACTGCATATTTGAGAACCCTACTGCTGTTAGAAGATGCTTGTTTCTTACAAGAGAGGGGAATGAAATAACAAAGCAGGTGACCTAAGCTAGGACACTGCTGGGCTTGTGCTCCCTCcttcctgacctgcagcctccccctGCTGGTCTGTTAGTGACTGTTTgggctgagggcagggggaaggtggGGAAAAAGATAATGCCCCCAAACTCCTCTTTTCTCCTAACCTCGCTGCTGGCCTGGTGCTGTGAAAGGCTGGTGTGACATCGGCTTGGCCCAGCTGGCTCCACCGGAAAGTCTGTGACCTTTGACAGCGTTTCCTCCCTCGCAGCTGGCCCAAGACGATGCGGAAAGGGAATTCTCTGTCCTCTGAGGCCGTGGGGATCTGAGTGTAAAGGGGTGGGAGTATCAGCACTTGGGCTGCAGGGATCTGCCCCCCCTGTGCAGCAGTCGCTCATTCGCACATGTCCCTGCTTTGTGCTCGCTGGGTGACCTCCTGACTGCTCAGCAAGTAGGTGTCAATGAAGGTGAAGAGCTCCTCAGGGGTGACGGGTTCGATGTAGCGCTCGCGGTCCACGCCCTGCTTGTCAATCAGCACCATGTTAAAAGTGGAGCGGGTGACGTGTAGGAATTGTCTGTGGAAGCAATGAGTGGGTAGATGAGAGCCTGCTATGCCCACAGAGACTGGCAACAGCTGGGCCCACCTTTCTGAATTCCCCTTTATAGACCCTATCACACCCACTCCTGCACTGGCTGCCTCCCTAGGTTTGTGCACGCAGTTCCCAAGTTGAATgagcagctctgggatgggggactCTCATGCTACTAGCATTGTGCCTCTGTTCTCTAATATGGAAGCTGCCTCATCATTTACATGCATacagcccagctcccagctggTGCTGAAGTCatggccccagcctgccccttccccactgccagcACTCCAACCCCTGAGAGCTGGGTTACTGACTGCTGGATTTTGTGGGACCCTCTGGCTTATCCACAGGCCTGTACAGGATAATTTAGGGATCCCAGTAGATTTTTGGCTTGTTTTGTGCATGGCAGCAACATAGACACCACCCTGCTGCTCTGTGGGGGTGGCTCCGTGTCCGCTGCAGGCAGGTGGCAGGGCTGGAATTCACTTTGCACAGGCAGCAGGGTTTGTCATTTACCCCTGTGACAGGATTCAAGCTGCCAGCACTCAGGAGAATGGGTGCCTTTCCTGCGAGCAGGTGTCTCTAATGACTCTGTAGCTGCATTCCACCACAGTCACTGCTGGGGCCTAAAGCTGGGATGCGTAGCCCCAAAAGCACAAGCCTCCCCACTACATGAGCTAAAGCAGCAGTACAGGATCTCTAAGGAGCAGACTCTTACACTTGCTAGGAGCTGCCCCAAGAGGGAGACAGCCATCCACCCCTAGCAGTGTATTGCACCCACAGGTTGATCTGGGGGTCATGATCCCGCTTGCTGTGAGCTATTGTGGCTGTCCACTGCCCCGATACCTGAGCTCCTCGATGATGTCAGCCGAGAGCTGGTGTTCACGGATGCGGCCCACCTCATGGGGGGGCTGCCCCACCAGCTCAAGGATGGTGACATGCCGCAGGTCCAGCCCGCAGGTGGCTTGCTGCAGACAGGAGAAGAGCCAGTCAGATGCTGTTGGCTgggattggggctgggggaggtacAGGGGAGGGGCTTACCTGCAGCATGGCGATCTGCATCTTGTAGTAACGAGTGGAGGGGTCAGGAGCAGAGATGATCAGGAGCCGGCGTTTCTCATAGAACTGATCCAGGAGGCCAGCGGCCGAGTTCACGTCCACGTTGATCTGCATGGCTGAGGTGGGAAGGTGAGCTCATGAGCACAAACAGAGAGGTGGCTGGTCGGGGCTTCTGACCCCTGCTCTGTCTGCAGGATCCTAGTGTGGCCTACCCCAGAAGTCAGctgcctctccccttctcccagcaAGCAGATATGTCTCGCCTGGATTTGGGCTCTCTGTTCTCCATCAGCAGGAACCATTTCACCAGcttctccagcagagggcagcaaatATGCCAGGGGAGCCACACCCCAGTGTTACATAAATCAGGGAGTCTGCGCCTCACCCAGCTGAAAGTGGCCAGGAGCCCATGGCTTGTATTTCATCAGCCTGAGCGAGACAATGCCCCAGGCCACACAGATCAAGAAGGGACCCAGTGCCTCAGCAGACCAGACCTCCATCTCAGCATTGAATGTGGTTGGGGACTTCACGGTGGCCAGCCTAGCCGGCTATGTTGCATTACTGCTCTAGGAGTGGTCAGCAGGAGATGGGGACTAACCAGGGGATATAACCTAAGGTGTTTGTGACTGTTTTAATAAATGGCTGAAAACAGGACAGCTTTGAGTCTCTTTCCCATTCCCCGGGCTTATGCTGGGAACTCCAATGTCTTCTGTGACGCTACCCCTGATTTTCCCTGGGATGAGAGGAGCGGTAAATCTTGGGCTTTATAAACAATGGTATGTGTAAGATgaagggggtgctgcaggggagCCTTTGCCTAGCCCAGCCCAGTCTAAGGAGAGCAGCAGGTTCAGGGTTCAGTTCCTGTAGCATGCCCGTGGCCATGGGTCTCCTGGCTTTTAAATTGTACTTATGAAGAGGAGGGGGATTTTCTCTAGGCAGTGCAGATGCTGGGATTCCAGTACAACCTGACATGGGCCTACACCACAAGGCTCAGATCTGGATCCAACCCGCCCTGGAAGCGGGTGGTGTTCAGAGCCAGGGGTTGGTTTGGCACATGGCGCTGAGAGGTGTCAGCTGCGAAGTCTTGATCTGTATTCCAACTTCCCCAAAGggcaagggggttggggtgggggttaggTTCAGGCCCATGTGTGTATCTGAGACAAGGGCAGTAAGAATAGCATCATCACCAGCTCTGCCaccaggcaggctccctgacaACCAGTACCAAAGTGAGCCCAGGGACAGGGCTGGTGATATcaacaaagagagaaagaaaatgagagtGAACTCAAGGTGAGGGGCCTGGGCAAATCCAGCTCTGATGGAGGAGGCGTGAGCGCTGCTAGAGACAGCtgcacagtactccttcctttcTCTTATCTAATTCATTCTAACATCCAACCAGCCCCTAAAGAAAGCACACGCTGCACTGAGGGGAGGTGATGCACAAAGAGCATAATGGCCTAAGGGGCGTCCCCTCCATGTTCCTGACTAGCGCGTTAGAACCACCAGAGAAGAGGGCCTTTTGGAAGATCCCATCCCAGGTTTGTCAGCAAGCATGgggaggggtgggacagggctcGGGGAGTTTGCTCAGACTGAGGCAAGCTGCTCAACCTGCCACTGCCCATATGGGGAAGACAtgtgtgacagctgccatcttggctgaacacctccagagctaaaagcacaagcAGCTACAGCTTGAGCTCATACTCTGAGGTAATCACAGACTCATCCTCTCTGTGGATCAGGTCCAGAGTGGGGCTCAGAGTCACATGCTCAGCAGTAGGTGAGACCGGCTGGCCCAGAGACCAAGAGGACCGTTATGGGATGCCATCCCATCTGCCAATGGCTCCCAAGTCTCGGCACTGCCATTCCTTGTTTCCACCCTATGTGATTTTCCATCATAGAAGGGAGGAGGCTCCACATCTGGATGGAGGGGGATGTCTCTCGCTGGGAGGTTGGCTGGGGGATGCTCAGGCAGTGCATATGCTGCCAGGAAAGCCCTATGCTCACCAAAGAATATCAGGGCCTTGCTTTGATGAGCTCCTGGGAACTGGAGACACAACAGAGCCAGTTCAGCACAAGGAGTCGTTTCCAGGCTATAGCCTCAGCCTGCACGCATGCAACCTCACCAGCGATTCTCCCTGTAACACTTACGCACACAAATGGGCTGGGATCCTGACCAGTGGCGGCTGGACTGGCAGACGCGCGCGGGGATCCCTTGGCGTTCATAGCCCCCATCACATAAGTACTCGCATGTGGCACCGTAGTTATTGCCCTCAGAGGTGCAGCTGAGGTAGCCATGCTGCGGCGGCTTCAGAACAGGGCAGCGTCTCACTGCAAAAGGGAGAGCGGACGTCAAGGACAAGGGACGCCTAGATCTAGCACTCGCTGCACTACTGGAGGAGTGTGGAGTGGGCTAGCCAAGGTGCCTGGAGGCCCTAGGGGGAGTCGGGCCAGGAATGACCTGAGTGCCCATAGCTCCAAGGTCCAAGAAGCCAGGGATGCAGGATTGGGGAGGTGGCACCCTGTGTCCAGGTATGGCCAGAGGTCATGAGATGGTTAGGGAGAGTGAGAGAAAGTGCCAGGTTTCTGGAGTGGCTTGGGTTTAGCAGGGTTCTGGTGGTGGCAGAAGCATAGGACCTGTAGGTGACACTGATCACATGGGGGACAACATGCAGGAACCAAAACTTGTTCCCACACATCCTTAGCGTGAGCGCAGCTCCTGAGCCCACACAGGGGAAGAATCGGCTCCTCCAGCCAAGGTGTGAGGGAGCTGGGGTCTGCAGCAGGCAACCTGTCCCTTACCTTGGACTCGGACGATGAATTTGCAGCTGGCTCGGTTGTAGGACTGGTCGTAGGCTATATAACGGATAACGTGCTCCCCCTCTGGAAACTCAGACCCAGGTTCTGGGCCCCGCAGTGTCACTCTGGACCCAAAAGACAGAGCTGCTTCAGTGTGAAGTGCATTTCTCCCAGCTGGGTCTTTGTTTTGATCCCTACAAAGTGACTTCAGGGCAACAAAGCCATCAGACCCTGTTTGGGATGGGGGTCCTGCAGCTCTCAGCACTCACCGTTTGATGATGCCATCAGCAGAGTCCTTCACGTGGGGTGGGTCCCAGTATACAGTGGCCGTCAGCTTCTCTGGCTCCGCCATCCTCTCTCGTGTCTCCGGGCATCGGATCTTGGGGGGCTCAATATCTGCCcaagcaaagcagagagaaactCCAGGGGAACCACGTGGGGTAGGGCCACAGTACAGGGAGGGTGAAGCTCAGCAATAAACCCTGGAAGGAGGCAGTAAAACCCACGGGGGCAAGGAACTAGGAGATAGCACAGGGACATGCAATAGTTCCCTCCCTAGGGAAGCTAGCCAGGGTGAGCCACGCAGACAGCAATGCCCCCTGGGGCAGAGACCCAGAATAACCCACTGAGATGCCATGCCCAATGTGAGGGAACTAGGCATAGGGATGCAAGTCATTCCTTCCATGAGCCAAGCAATCATCTTAAACCAAGGGGAATACAATGCCCCTCTGTGGGAGGATGTAAGCAGGGTAAACCATGGGTAAATCTTGGTACAGCAGTCCCCTGGAAGGTATCCAGGATTAGATGGGGTTTGTAATCCCCGGGGGTGAGGGGACCAGGGATAAACCATGAGGGCAGTAAAATCCTCACAGAGCAGGCACTGAGGAGAAACTCTGGGCAATCCTAGTCTCTAGGGCATGTGTGCAGGATGAGCCAGGCTGGCAGTAAGGACAGCAGGGTGAGAATTTACCTACACAGATTGGCTCGCTGCCGCTCACCCCCCATCCTCCATGCACATCCGGCTGCGGTCACCCTCCAAGTGGTACCCGGGAGGCAGGAGTAATCACAGTGAGAGTCCAGCAGCACACCGGCTGAACACTGGTAGGAGCCGCTCATCACTGCCGGCAGCACATGGCACCGGACCTCTGTAACAGAACGAGCAGATCTGTTCAGCAGACACAGGCTTGCGGAAATCCCTCTGGGGGCAGCACCTGCTTCAGGACTGCAgcaccagggctggggagggTTTGGAATGACACAGAACCAGCCAGGGTGGCATTGAGCTCAGCTGCTCTGGGCCCTGGGGTGGCTTGGCTTATAGGGCTCCTGAGTTTTTCTTCCATTCCAGCCCTCATGCAACTTTGTTAATGTAGGGCTAAAAACCCCAGGCGAAAGCTGCAGGAGGGGGAGCGGGACATGGAAATGAAGGGCCTTCCATCCAGGCACTCAGACATTAGTGATGGTTGTTGGGCTTAGGTAGAGTGATCTTGAAAGAGCCTGTAATGGCATGTCTATCCCCACACTGGCAAAGAAAGAGTTAACTGGAGCCAGAGAGCAATTACTGCTCCAGATTCATCTGGCCCAGCTGAGAGGAGCTGGGtaataaagaaagaaaggagcTTAAGGCAGGAGACCATGGAAAGAACGGGTCGTGGGGCCCTTTCTGCAGAGGGGAGCCTAGCCGAGGGTTAGGAGAGACAGTGGGAAGCCACAGGAGAGGAGCAAGCTTCTGGTGTGATCCTGGACAAAAGGGGGgagggctagctcagtggtttgagcattggtctgcttaaacccagggttgtgagttcaatccttgagggggccatttacggatctggggcaaaaattggggattggtcctgctttgagcagggggttggactagatgacctcctgaggtcccttcctaccctgatattccatgattccatGACCCAGGAATCCCTCCATCtcggctggggggagggggtgtacaGGAATCTCCTGATTCTGGTATGTACCTTCTGCCTGGTCAGGTCTTAAATGATAGCCAGGGTCATGATGGTCATTAAGTTTGTTGTGAAATATCTTATATAGGCTGAAAATACATTCTCAAAGTCTGTATCAAGGCAGAGTTGGCAAACAGCCTTTCTGTTAGACATGTAAATTAAACACTGTCAGCCATCACAGTGGAAGCGCTATTTACATACAAAGTcaagggggggggcaggagagggatgtGAAATCAACAGGGAGGCAGTACATGGGAGAACAAGCCAGGGATTATCCTGGTTCTAGcacagacaatgaactttggggataTAAGGAGAAGGCAAGGAAGACACTCCTTGATCCTGTACCTAGGAAGTAATGGGCGGCATGATGACATTTGTGAAAACTGGATCCAAACCCAAGTTGGCTGAAAGGCTGCAAAGAACATTCAGGGTGAGATAACACTAATCttctgtctaaagaagtttaAGTTAGTTCTCTAGAATTGGAGttaagattttgttttatatgtaatccTTTTGGTTTCCACTATTTTCACTCACTATCTCTTGGCTCTCGAATCTGTGATGGTAAACTTATCATTGTTTGCACTGTCAATATATCTTAGTGCTGTGGTATTGCTCAAGTAGCTGATCCTGAGCTGAATCATTCAAGCTCATGTGTGCACTGTTCCCTTGGGGCAGCAGACCTGGTATTCCTGTGAGCGTTTGGTGGAGGAGGAACTGGACACTACaagggaatgcttcaaaggggctCAAGGACTGGGGTCCTATTGTTAGCCTGCGccaggcaaagtaagggctggtaTAGCCTGGAGGAGAGTGCTTGGATGGCTGACAGGCTGGTGGTAACAGGGAGCTGGCACCTAGTTAAGCCCAAGCATGTTTCCCTCCCAATGCAGGCAGGGGGAATAAAAAGGTGATTCCCAGTCCTGGGCACCCCGAGAACCATCACAGACCCGAGGAGGTAGGATCTGGGTCAGGTTTCTGTTGGAAAGAGAGAGCCTAGGGAGAGGCAGGTGGGAGCTGGGGCTCCAGGGAGAAAGAACTCTCCagagcccaggaaggtggggGGACAGGGCCCAGAACCAAGCCAAGGTAGGAAGTTCCAGGAAGGCAACAAGGATGCTGAGAAAGCAAAGCTTAGCTACCAGCTTCAGGATCCCTgcgctggaacccagagtagaagaAGGGTCTAGGTTCCCCTACCGGCCACCAAGGAAGGTGGGCTGAAAGCCCCTGAGGTAAGGATGGAAAGACTGAGCCCAGAGTCAGGGCGGAAGGCCTGCTGTAAGGTCACTGGACTATTGTTTTGTGGGATTCTCTGTTACCCAGAACAGGACCTGGGGGAGGCTAAGCCACAAGAAGAAGCCGAGCACCGCAGGAGTGCCAAAGGAGAGACTGCTAGGCCGTAGCCAGCCAGGAGTGGGCACTGGCCAGTAAGTCACTGTTCTACAGAgcccaaagcgctttacaagcTGCGcactgcagtggttctcagcgtATGGTCC of the Dermochelys coriacea isolate rDerCor1 chromosome 9, rDerCor1.pri.v4, whole genome shotgun sequence genome contains:
- the SRPX2 gene encoding LOW QUALITY PROTEIN: sushi repeat-containing protein SRPX2 (The sequence of the model RefSeq protein was modified relative to this genomic sequence to represent the inferred CDS: inserted 2 bases in 2 codons), with the translated sequence MAQGEAPLLLLFLTRLVSSTWYEGSGYHATERYNNEVYVEEAPQTPALDYRVPQWCYPLNVHHGEATCYSPRGGNYRSSLGTRCELSCDRGFRLIGRRSVQCLPSRRWSGTAYCRQVRCHVLPAVMSGSYQCSAGVLLDSHCDYSCXPGYHLEGDRSRMCMEDGGXSGSEPICVDIEPPKIRCPETRERMAEPEKLTATVYWDPPHVKDSADGIIKRVTLRGPEPGSEFPEGEHVIRYIAYDQSYNRASCKFIVRVQVRRCPVLKPPQHGYLSCTSEGNNYGATCEYLCDGGYERQGIPARVCQSSRHWSGSQPICVPMQINVDVNSAAGLLDQFYEKRRLLIISAPDPSTRYYKMQIAMLQQATCGLDLRHVTILELVGQPPHEVGRIREHQLSADIIEELRQFLHVTRSTFNMVLIDKQGVDRERYIEPVTPEELFTFIDTYLLSSQEVTQRAQSRDMCE